In the Palaeococcus pacificus DY20341 genome, one interval contains:
- a CDS encoding proton-conducting transporter transmembrane domain-containing protein — protein sequence MNELVVMVIAPLLAGVLAWLLDVRGIKEALGVLGAAVPLGYAAVLYERAGEGINVAYTLGGFQITFALNQLSWFFIGIAALVGFTAVLAMVSTAKSSYEWLFALMSLSGVLGVFLANDLMTFFIFWEIMTFASFMMVLKYNKGASLKYFLLSVFGAYAMLIAIGIIYAKLGTFEFSAVQQAMYRDAYAVMLGGQGLFTKGETALIYLLFIIAFGVKAGAFPLHVWAPDAYSETNQSYTSFFSGALSKAGVYGFILMYILMGAKLTYEFGAFRSTTKFGYIIAFIGGLTIVVGGLLAALQEDIRKLFAYSSISQLGYILVGIGVGTALSMQAALFHALSHALFKGLFFLIVATIVYRTGKTEFKDMGGLAEKMPFTFAMAFIAILSLAGIPPLVGFASKWVLFEAVISQNLPILGGFVFFGSAIGFVYLIRFTYAVWFGQRPTDLDDTKDAPLPMAIAMGILALGNVLFGIAPGLVARELNKIFGREVIGGTLYVLDLGFGKYNALLLTIWLVIGIIIAGIVYFMGAKVRRIPVTDTYQAGNPITMDYNLTIRRNFFLPLKETLAFWLRMSFDRLYRDVGRYVEDLAETLRSYIYNGNVQSYAWYLAIVLLILALWGV from the coding sequence ATGAACGAGTTAGTTGTAATGGTCATCGCGCCCCTTTTAGCAGGAGTACTTGCTTGGCTCTTAGATGTGAGGGGCATTAAAGAAGCGCTTGGCGTTTTAGGTGCTGCTGTCCCATTGGGGTATGCTGCAGTGCTCTACGAGAGAGCGGGAGAAGGAATTAACGTTGCTTACACTTTGGGAGGCTTTCAAATTACATTCGCATTAAACCAGCTCAGCTGGTTTTTCATTGGAATAGCTGCATTGGTTGGCTTTACAGCAGTGCTCGCAATGGTTTCAACAGCTAAAAGCTCTTACGAGTGGCTCTTTGCATTAATGAGCTTAAGCGGTGTGCTCGGAGTATTCCTAGCGAATGACCTGATGACCTTCTTCATATTCTGGGAAATCATGACGTTCGCTTCCTTCATGATGGTGCTTAAGTACAACAAGGGAGCATCACTCAAGTACTTCCTCTTGAGCGTCTTTGGCGCTTACGCAATGCTAATAGCGATAGGCATAATATACGCAAAGCTCGGAACCTTTGAGTTCTCGGCAGTGCAGCAGGCCATGTATAGAGATGCCTACGCTGTAATGCTCGGAGGCCAGGGTCTCTTTACCAAAGGTGAAACCGCTTTGATATACCTGCTCTTCATAATAGCCTTTGGTGTAAAGGCCGGAGCATTTCCGCTCCACGTGTGGGCACCTGATGCCTATAGCGAGACGAACCAGAGCTATACTTCCTTCTTCAGCGGTGCTCTAAGCAAGGCGGGAGTTTACGGCTTCATCTTAATGTACATCCTAATGGGTGCCAAGCTCACCTATGAGTTCGGAGCGTTTAGGAGCACCACAAAGTTTGGCTATATAATAGCATTCATTGGAGGCCTAACAATCGTCGTAGGGGGACTACTCGCAGCCCTCCAAGAGGACATAAGGAAGCTCTTTGCCTATTCGAGCATAAGCCAGCTCGGTTATATCCTCGTAGGTATAGGCGTTGGAACGGCTTTGAGCATGCAGGCAGCATTATTCCATGCTTTGAGCCACGCCCTATTCAAAGGCCTCTTTTTCCTAATAGTGGCTACAATTGTTTACAGAACTGGAAAGACGGAATTCAAGGACATGGGCGGCTTGGCTGAAAAGATGCCCTTCACATTTGCAATGGCATTCATAGCCATCTTAAGCTTGGCAGGAATTCCGCCATTGGTTGGATTCGCGAGCAAGTGGGTTCTCTTTGAGGCTGTAATAAGTCAAAACCTCCCAATATTGGGCGGCTTCGTGTTCTTTGGTAGTGCAATAGGTTTCGTTTACCTCATTAGGTTCACCTATGCCGTTTGGTTTGGCCAAAGACCTACGGACTTGGACGACACTAAGGACGCTCCACTTCCAATGGCCATAGCGATGGGTATATTAGCCCTCGGCAACGTGCTCTTTGGAATTGCGCCAGGATTAGTAGCAAGAGAGCTCAACAAAATCTTTGGAAGGGAAGTGATAGGAGGGACGCTCTACGTGCTTGACCTCGGCTTTGGAAAGTACAACGCATTGCTCTTGACGATTTGGCTCGTTATAGGCATAATAATAGCAGGAATCGTGTACTTCATGGGTGCAAAGGTTAGAAGAATTCCCGTTACCGACACTTACCAAGCAGGTAACCCGATAACCATGGATTATAACTTAACGATAAGGAGGAACTTCTTCCTTCCGCTTAAAGAAACGTTGGCCTTCTGGCTTAGGATGAGCTTTGACAGGCTCTACAGGGATGTGGGAAGGTATGTGGAAGACTTAGCCGAAACTTTGAGGAGCTACATCTACAACGGAAATGTCCAAAGCTATGCATGGTATTTGGCCATAGTGCTCTTAATCCTAGCATTATGGGGGGTGTGA
- a CDS encoding respiratory chain complex I subunit 1 family protein yields the protein MIETALKALFILLYATFVGFMFMGIIRIVTARVHRRVGPPIYQPILDTLKLLGKKENITHGLIYDFGVIYALGATILALMFIPLGGVGILRAYGDLILITFLLEIPMLGIMFAAMSSGNPWAGLGAQRALLTLLAIQVPLGFAIVALAEFYGTFSTYQIVAAQQAMGWSITHLPLLLAAIAYDLVLQAMFGKEPFDIMIAPGEISLGPMVEFGGKHMGILQIQHAIALFAETLFFANIFLGGAVVTVFASPILNTIASLAILLVKQIAVLLIATLMATIFPRFTIDQAAKFYWKWPTILAALGAVLASL from the coding sequence ATGATAGAGACTGCTTTAAAAGCTCTCTTTATTTTACTCTATGCGACATTCGTTGGATTCATGTTCATGGGAATAATTAGGATAGTGACTGCTAGGGTTCACAGGAGGGTTGGACCTCCAATCTACCAGCCCATTTTGGATACTCTCAAACTCCTCGGAAAGAAAGAGAACATTACTCACGGTCTAATCTACGACTTCGGTGTAATCTATGCCTTAGGAGCTACAATACTAGCCCTAATGTTCATTCCTCTAGGTGGCGTTGGAATCTTGAGGGCCTATGGAGACTTAATCCTAATTACGTTCCTCCTTGAGATACCCATGCTTGGAATAATGTTCGCCGCAATGAGCTCAGGAAATCCATGGGCGGGCTTAGGTGCTCAAAGAGCACTATTAACGCTCTTGGCAATTCAAGTACCACTTGGCTTTGCAATAGTTGCCTTAGCAGAATTTTACGGCACATTCAGTACTTATCAAATAGTTGCAGCCCAGCAGGCTATGGGATGGAGTATAACTCATCTTCCACTGCTCTTAGCGGCAATAGCATATGACTTAGTGCTCCAAGCAATGTTTGGAAAGGAGCCATTCGACATAATGATTGCTCCTGGTGAGATTTCCCTTGGTCCAATGGTCGAGTTTGGTGGAAAGCACATGGGGATACTCCAAATCCAGCACGCCATAGCACTCTTCGCTGAGACACTGTTCTTCGCGAACATATTCCTTGGAGGAGCAGTTGTTACAGTGTTTGCAAGCCCAATACTCAACACAATAGCGAGCTTGGCAATACTCCTCGTTAAGCAAATAGCCGTGCTCCTAATAGCCACTCTAATGGCCACCATATTCCCAAGGTTCACGATTGACCAAGCTGCAAAGTTCTACTGGAAGTGGCCCACCATATTAGCCGCATTAGGAGCTGTGTTAGCAAGCCTTTAG
- a CDS encoding NuoB/complex I 20 kDa subunit family protein produces the protein MVDWRLFEPLFNYARKKSMWIVAFCTGCGGIEMPPLMTSRYDLERFGMMPNPAPRMADLFLITGYVTPKTLKRIIITYEMQPDPKYVMAHGSCPLNGGPYWDSYNAIKHLDKYIPVDVVIAGCMPRPEAVMDGINKMMEMIENGTADGWKRYKENYEWYKKNQDELFGEGWREREARRWLPWLMDKKKE, from the coding sequence ATGGTTGATTGGCGTCTCTTTGAACCTTTATTTAATTATGCGAGAAAGAAGAGCATGTGGATTGTGGCATTTTGTACTGGGTGTGGCGGAATTGAAATGCCCCCATTAATGACGTCAAGATATGATTTAGAGCGTTTCGGTATGATGCCCAATCCAGCACCTAGAATGGCCGACCTATTCCTAATCACGGGATATGTAACTCCAAAGACACTAAAGAGAATCATCATAACCTACGAGATGCAGCCCGATCCAAAGTACGTTATGGCCCACGGCTCATGCCCACTCAACGGCGGTCCCTATTGGGACTCCTACAACGCAATCAAACACCTCGACAAGTACATTCCTGTCGATGTTGTTATAGCGGGATGTATGCCAAGGCCAGAGGCTGTCATGGATGGAATAAACAAGATGATGGAAATGATTGAGAACGGAACTGCGGATGGATGGAAGCGCTACAAGGAGAACTATGAGTGGTATAAGAAAAACCAGGATGAGCTGTTTGGTGAAGGCTGGAGGGAAAGAGAAGCAAGGAGGTGGCTCCCATGGCTGATGGACAAGAAGAAGGAGTGA
- a CDS encoding NADH-quinone oxidoreductase subunit C: MADGQEEGVKTMREETIIQKILEKAPYAEGKVRRERRIEFKIPAERIRDFLMLLKEKDFESMMQITVVDWPNDGEYELVYQMWSYTHAVHAFVKTRIPRDLDKARMPTVRDIYPVAETYERDAHDFFGVYFEGNDKMEMPWILDDTEQGLFPYRKDFDWIGYVKKKYKILDRFDEDKDNYVI; encoded by the coding sequence ATGGCTGATGGACAAGAAGAAGGAGTGAAGACTATGAGGGAAGAAACTATTATCCAAAAAATCCTTGAAAAGGCCCCTTATGCTGAGGGTAAAGTTAGGAGAGAGAGGAGAATTGAGTTTAAAATCCCGGCTGAAAGGATAAGGGACTTCCTCATGCTCCTCAAAGAGAAGGACTTCGAAAGCATGATGCAGATAACGGTGGTGGACTGGCCAAACGATGGCGAATACGAGCTGGTCTACCAAATGTGGAGCTACACCCATGCAGTTCACGCCTTCGTTAAGACGAGAATTCCAAGGGATTTAGATAAAGCGAGGATGCCAACAGTTAGAGACATCTATCCCGTAGCAGAGACTTATGAGAGAGATGCCCACGACTTCTTTGGCGTCTACTTTGAAGGCAATGACAAGATGGAGATGCCTTGGATTCTCGACGATACAGAGCAAGGCCTATTCCCTTACAGAAAAGACTTCGATTGGATTGGCTATGTGAAGAAGAAGTACAAAATCTTAGACAGATTCGATGAGGATAAGGACAACTATGTGATTTGA
- a CDS encoding NADH-quinone oxidoreductase subunit D, protein MENELIREARENGMELLPIDKDTYELFFGPQHMATENFSLILKMDGHRVVKAIANPGFLHRGFEKLAEFRPWHTNIAMLLRICVPEPDVPENIYSMAVDELMGWEVPERAQWIRTTVLEMARVSSYLFWTMGLSFKLGVYTAGQWAAAYRERLMALFEQLTGGRVYHIYTIPGGVRRDIPGDKWLRQLKDTVEYIKSKLKDFDHLVFENYVTYRRLEGIGVMDKKFALAEGVTGPNLRATGVAADVRKLDPYLLYPELDFEVPVLKEGDALARALVRRFELEQDLYILEQLLEMGPPSGDYKVNDPRLKALPRLKVPAGDAYAHVEATVGDFGAYVVSDGKNKPYRVQIRGPSIAHGIRVLEQLVEGARIADVPVILMSLGNCPPDIDR, encoded by the coding sequence ATGGAGAACGAACTAATTAGGGAAGCGAGAGAGAATGGGATGGAGCTCCTCCCCATAGATAAGGATACCTACGAATTGTTCTTTGGTCCACAGCACATGGCTACCGAGAACTTTAGCTTAATCCTCAAAATGGACGGTCATAGGGTAGTTAAGGCGATAGCAAATCCAGGCTTCCTCCATAGGGGATTTGAGAAGCTCGCGGAGTTTAGGCCTTGGCACACAAACATAGCCATGCTCTTGAGAATATGTGTCCCTGAACCAGATGTCCCAGAGAACATATACTCAATGGCCGTTGATGAGCTTATGGGATGGGAAGTCCCCGAGAGAGCTCAATGGATTAGGACAACAGTCCTTGAGATGGCAAGGGTAAGCTCATACCTCTTTTGGACAATGGGACTCTCATTTAAGCTTGGTGTCTACACTGCAGGACAATGGGCCGCTGCATATAGGGAAAGATTAATGGCGCTCTTTGAGCAGCTCACTGGTGGTAGAGTTTACCACATTTACACAATCCCCGGAGGAGTTAGAAGAGACATCCCGGGCGACAAGTGGTTGAGGCAGCTCAAAGATACGGTTGAGTACATAAAAAGCAAGCTCAAGGACTTTGACCACCTCGTCTTTGAGAACTACGTAACCTACAGAAGGCTTGAGGGAATTGGTGTTATGGACAAGAAGTTCGCCTTAGCGGAAGGCGTAACAGGGCCGAACTTAAGAGCTACAGGCGTTGCGGCCGATGTAAGAAAGCTCGATCCCTACTTGCTTTACCCAGAGCTTGACTTTGAAGTGCCTGTCCTTAAAGAGGGAGACGCTCTTGCGAGGGCTTTGGTGAGGAGGTTTGAGCTTGAGCAAGACTTGTACATATTAGAACAACTCCTCGAAATGGGGCCGCCGAGCGGCGATTACAAGGTTAACGACCCAAGACTCAAGGCGCTGCCGAGGCTCAAAGTGCCAGCTGGAGATGCCTACGCTCACGTGGAAGCAACCGTCGGTGACTTTGGGGCATATGTGGTTAGCGACGGCAAGAATAAGCCCTACAGAGTGCAGATTAGAGGTCCAAGCATAGCTCATGGAATTAGAGTTTTAGAGCAGCTCGTCGAAGGAGCGAGGATAGCAGATGTTCCAGTTATATTGATGAGCTTAGGAAACTGTCCACCAGATATAGATAGGTGA
- the nuoI gene encoding NADH-quinone oxidoreductase subunit NuoI codes for MEKVKIKVAPEEKVKKKPSFLKPWLGVRYLFKKPVTIKIPQEKTQIAEKYRGFHTLNWKTCIGCNMCGQICPARAIEMTWIEGEKRAHPKIDYGRCTFCEFCVDVCPTGALGFVEHYMLTKPWREEELEMFNWVPLPEEKVRKFKDYRHPVEKIEKLEDGVVRYTLRDGEVFEFKILGYGMKPPNPPTPKNEEKKEESA; via the coding sequence ATGGAGAAAGTTAAGATTAAGGTTGCTCCAGAGGAAAAGGTTAAGAAAAAGCCTTCATTCCTCAAACCCTGGCTTGGAGTGAGGTATTTATTCAAGAAGCCGGTTACGATTAAAATCCCTCAAGAAAAGACTCAAATAGCCGAGAAGTACCGCGGCTTCCACACTCTCAACTGGAAGACGTGTATAGGGTGTAACATGTGCGGTCAGATATGTCCTGCCAGGGCAATAGAGATGACATGGATTGAAGGTGAGAAGAGGGCCCATCCAAAGATAGACTATGGAAGGTGTACGTTCTGTGAGTTCTGTGTGGATGTGTGTCCAACAGGGGCTTTGGGCTTTGTGGAGCACTATATGCTAACGAAGCCATGGCGTGAGGAAGAGCTTGAGATGTTCAACTGGGTTCCATTACCTGAGGAAAAGGTTAGGAAGTTCAAGGACTACAGACACCCAGTGGAAAAGATAGAAAAGCTTGAGGACGGCGTGGTTAGGTACACCCTTAGAGACGGCGAAGTCTTTGAGTTTAAGATATTGGGCTACGGAATGAAGCCTCCAAACCCTCCGACACCAAAGAATGAGGAGAAAAAAGAGGAAAGTGCCTAA
- the malP gene encoding maltodextrin phosphorylase has product MEEIKSKIESKLPENIKGLLELAYNYWWSWSRRATSLWGHIDSEHWREYKNPVKLLLDVDEERLNELAKDEKFIDLYEFVMDKFERYMNEKNTWFSTNYPKWDKPIVYLCMEYGISKSLPIYSGGLGILAGDHVKTASDLGLPFIAIGLLYKHGYFKQEIDKDGKQIEVFPLYNPVEMPMKPVRKENGELLLIEVPIDNKIIYARVFEVNVGRVKLYLLDTDIEENPPEDRITCDYLYNPEMNNRVSQEILLGIGGMKLLEALKIEAGVIHLNEGHPAFANFERIRRYMEEGLTFEEALEVVRGTSVFTTHTPVPAGHDKFPIELVEKKLEKFFEGLPKEKFLSLGKTDKNDKEFNMTLLAIRTSNFVNGVSKLHAEVSKKMWKNLWKEIPLDEMPIEGITNGVHTLTWVHNAIARLYDRYMGKVWRDHINLEGIWYAVEVIPDEELWEAHLKAKKDFIKLIQRKIMRRNKRLGINEPIPEIDENALIIGFARRFATYKRATLLLSDLERLKKIVNNPEKPVYIVFAGKAHPRDDAGKEFLRKVYEVSQMPEFKGKIIVFENYDMGSARLMVAGVDVWLNNPRRPLEASGTSGMKAGLNGVLNLSTYDGWWVEGYNGKNGWVIGDETTEPESEEDDYRDAQSLYELLEKEVIPTYYENREKWTEMMKESIKTIAPLFSTHRMLKEYMTKFYTKAMEHGIWLKKDGFKWARELAEWKEKVFSSWDRVKIEGITTQNARSVEVVVNLDGLSPEDVKVEMYYGVKAEGYMIEKPYIIELRHPQELGNGRWKYKYEGNALKNLGNPCWHYAIRVYPHHDKLPYKFLLGLIKWKGFFEF; this is encoded by the coding sequence ATGGAAGAGATAAAGAGCAAGATTGAATCAAAGCTCCCTGAAAATATTAAGGGTCTACTAGAGTTGGCTTATAACTATTGGTGGAGCTGGTCTAGGAGAGCAACTTCACTGTGGGGACATATAGATTCCGAGCACTGGAGGGAATATAAAAATCCTGTAAAGCTCCTCCTCGACGTTGATGAAGAGCGTTTAAATGAACTTGCAAAGGATGAAAAGTTCATAGACCTGTACGAATTTGTGATGGACAAATTTGAGAGGTACATGAACGAGAAAAACACTTGGTTCTCTACCAACTACCCAAAGTGGGACAAACCCATAGTCTATCTCTGTATGGAGTACGGCATAAGCAAAAGCCTGCCAATTTATTCAGGAGGTTTAGGAATTCTCGCGGGAGATCATGTTAAGACGGCGAGCGATTTGGGACTACCGTTCATTGCAATAGGACTCCTCTACAAGCATGGATACTTCAAACAAGAAATAGACAAGGATGGTAAGCAAATTGAAGTGTTCCCCCTTTACAACCCCGTAGAAATGCCAATGAAGCCAGTTCGCAAAGAAAATGGAGAGCTGCTTTTGATTGAGGTTCCCATAGACAACAAAATCATTTATGCAAGGGTTTTCGAAGTAAACGTGGGTAGGGTAAAACTCTATCTTCTAGATACTGACATCGAGGAGAATCCTCCAGAGGACAGAATTACCTGCGACTACCTCTACAACCCAGAGATGAACAACAGAGTCAGCCAAGAGATTCTTCTTGGGATAGGAGGAATGAAACTTTTGGAGGCTTTAAAAATTGAGGCTGGAGTAATCCACTTAAATGAAGGCCATCCCGCCTTTGCAAACTTTGAGAGAATAAGGAGATACATGGAAGAAGGCCTAACTTTCGAAGAGGCTTTAGAGGTTGTGAGGGGGACGAGTGTTTTCACAACCCATACTCCCGTTCCTGCAGGTCATGATAAATTCCCCATTGAACTCGTGGAGAAAAAGCTTGAGAAGTTCTTTGAAGGACTTCCAAAGGAAAAATTCCTGTCTCTAGGCAAAACCGATAAAAACGACAAAGAATTTAACATGACGCTTTTAGCCATAAGAACCTCAAACTTTGTGAATGGTGTCAGCAAACTCCATGCAGAGGTCTCAAAGAAGATGTGGAAGAACTTATGGAAAGAGATCCCACTAGATGAAATGCCTATAGAAGGGATAACAAACGGTGTGCACACGTTAACTTGGGTTCACAATGCCATAGCAAGGCTCTACGATAGATACATGGGCAAAGTTTGGAGGGATCATATAAACTTAGAGGGCATTTGGTATGCTGTTGAAGTTATCCCCGATGAAGAGCTCTGGGAGGCTCACTTAAAAGCAAAGAAGGATTTCATTAAGCTCATACAGAGGAAGATAATGAGAAGGAATAAGCGCTTAGGTATAAATGAACCAATTCCCGAGATAGATGAAAACGCCTTGATAATAGGCTTTGCGAGAAGGTTTGCAACTTACAAAAGAGCCACGCTGTTATTAAGTGACCTTGAGAGGCTTAAGAAAATAGTTAACAATCCAGAGAAACCCGTCTACATCGTCTTTGCCGGAAAAGCCCATCCAAGAGACGACGCTGGGAAAGAATTCCTTAGGAAAGTCTATGAAGTTTCACAAATGCCCGAATTTAAAGGGAAAATAATTGTCTTTGAGAACTATGACATGGGCTCCGCAAGATTGATGGTAGCTGGAGTTGATGTTTGGTTAAACAATCCCAGAAGGCCGCTAGAAGCAAGCGGAACGAGCGGCATGAAAGCCGGACTCAACGGTGTGCTTAACTTAAGTACATACGATGGCTGGTGGGTCGAGGGATATAATGGAAAGAACGGATGGGTGATAGGAGACGAAACAACAGAACCTGAGAGTGAAGAGGACGACTATAGAGATGCCCAAAGCTTATACGAGCTCCTAGAAAAGGAAGTAATCCCAACATACTACGAAAACAGGGAAAAATGGACAGAGATGATGAAAGAAAGCATAAAGACTATAGCACCTCTCTTTAGCACCCACAGAATGCTAAAAGAGTACATGACAAAATTCTACACAAAGGCTATGGAGCACGGAATTTGGCTTAAGAAAGATGGGTTCAAGTGGGCTAGAGAGCTGGCGGAGTGGAAGGAAAAAGTCTTCTCATCGTGGGACAGAGTGAAGATAGAGGGCATTACCACACAAAATGCAAGAAGCGTTGAGGTTGTGGTCAATCTCGACGGGCTAAGCCCAGAGGACGTTAAAGTTGAGATGTACTATGGAGTTAAAGCGGAAGGATATATGATAGAAAAGCCCTACATAATAGAGCTCAGACACCCTCAAGAGCTCGGAAATGGCAGATGGAAATACAAATACGAAGGAAACGCTCTCAAAAACTTAGGAAACCCGTGCTGGCACTACGCCATTAGAGTGTACCCACACCACGACAAGCTGCCCTACAAGTTCTTGCTTGGGTTGATCAAATGGAAGGGCTTTTTTGAGTTCTGA
- a CDS encoding molybdopterin-binding protein — protein sequence MFAEILTIGDELLSGHTIDSNSAFIAQKLTERGYWVKRKTTVGDDVKEIVAAVSEILQRRPELLVISGGLGPTHDDVTALAVAEALKKELLLNEEALRRIESFYKSLYERGLIDDPDLNDARRKMAYIPEGAELLRNEVGAAPGFYIQKGPTKIFVLPGMPKEMKAMLENEVLPRIAGKRFIQKKLLAEITDESKLAPILSEAIEKFGVRIHSSPKGFGRYIGIIIFGENEEIIENAKRFMEEKGIVFEQGW from the coding sequence ATGTTCGCCGAGATTTTAACCATTGGAGATGAGCTTTTAAGCGGTCACACAATTGATAGTAACTCAGCTTTCATAGCTCAAAAGCTTACGGAGAGAGGGTATTGGGTTAAGCGAAAAACTACCGTGGGTGATGATGTAAAGGAGATAGTGGCCGCTGTGAGTGAGATACTCCAAAGAAGGCCAGAGTTGCTAGTTATCTCTGGGGGATTGGGTCCTACGCATGACGATGTAACCGCTTTGGCCGTTGCTGAGGCTCTAAAGAAGGAACTCCTTTTAAATGAAGAAGCATTGAGAAGAATTGAATCGTTTTATAAGAGCCTTTATGAAAGGGGATTAATTGATGATCCCGACTTAAATGATGCGCGCAGAAAGATGGCCTACATTCCGGAAGGGGCAGAGCTTTTGAGAAATGAGGTAGGCGCTGCTCCAGGCTTCTACATCCAAAAAGGCCCTACTAAAATCTTTGTGCTCCCAGGGATGCCGAAGGAAATGAAGGCGATGCTTGAGAATGAAGTGCTCCCCAGGATAGCAGGAAAAAGATTCATCCAAAAGAAACTCTTGGCAGAGATTACGGACGAATCAAAGCTCGCCCCAATATTAAGCGAGGCCATAGAAAAGTTTGGAGTTAGGATACACTCCTCTCCTAAGGGCTTTGGGCGATACATCGGGATAATAATCTTTGGTGAGAATGAAGAGATTATAGAAAATGCTAAAAGGTTCATGGAGGAAAAGGGCATAGTATTTGAGCAGGGATGGTGA
- a CDS encoding translation initiation factor eIF-2B alpha/beta/delta subunit family protein (eIF-2BA; catalyzes the binding of GTP to IF2), producing MLPSEVQAILEEMREERVRGASYLAKKGAEAYITLAGLLSGDELLEALNELSREIKGVNPAMASLYNLTRFIPHSPNSLIVKTKAEEFIKLSDEAKREIGNIGSELIDEGDVIITHSFSSTVLEIFKVAIKKGKRFKVILTESAPDYEGLALAKELEAIGVPFEVITDAQLGLFAKNATFALVGADNITQDGSVINKAGTYLLALACHDNGVPFYAAAESFKIHPELEAGEVEIVERKFKRNHFLIRNYLFDVTPWRYVRGIITELGILVPPKEL from the coding sequence ATGCTTCCATCTGAGGTTCAAGCTATACTTGAAGAGATGCGAGAGGAAAGGGTTAGAGGTGCTTCATATCTGGCTAAAAAAGGTGCGGAGGCATACATAACGCTGGCCGGGCTTTTAAGTGGCGACGAACTTTTAGAGGCTCTTAATGAGCTTAGCAGAGAGATAAAAGGAGTTAATCCGGCGATGGCTTCACTTTACAACCTAACGCGCTTTATTCCCCATTCTCCCAACTCGTTGATTGTTAAGACCAAGGCTGAGGAGTTTATAAAGCTGAGCGATGAAGCTAAGAGAGAGATTGGCAACATCGGGAGCGAGCTTATAGATGAAGGAGATGTGATAATCACACACTCATTTTCTTCGACGGTTTTGGAGATTTTTAAGGTTGCAATCAAAAAAGGCAAGCGCTTTAAAGTTATCCTAACGGAGAGCGCTCCTGACTATGAGGGCTTAGCTTTAGCTAAGGAGCTTGAAGCTATTGGAGTTCCATTTGAAGTAATCACCGATGCCCAGCTTGGCTTGTTTGCGAAAAATGCCACATTCGCTCTAGTAGGTGCAGACAATATTACTCAAGATGGGAGCGTTATTAATAAGGCGGGCACATATCTTTTAGCTTTAGCCTGCCACGACAACGGTGTTCCCTTTTATGCGGCAGCGGAGAGCTTTAAAATCCATCCAGAGTTAGAAGCTGGAGAAGTTGAAATAGTCGAGAGAAAGTTTAAAAGAAACCACTTCTTGATAAGAAATTACCTCTTTGATGTGACTCCTTGGCGTTATGTAAGAGGTATAATAACAGAGCTGGGGATTTTGGTGCCGCCCAAAGAGCTGTAG
- a CDS encoding DUF7508 domain-containing protein, translating to MEGLKTTIAKGWFKFTKEDIFREAVNLYGVYELISGNGEILYVGVGNLRDELLTHLPSGSDPIMGASYFRYEVTENIDEAEKRQKALLDGYSKKHGELPRFNRKIRKRKS from the coding sequence TTGGAGGGGTTAAAAACGACAATTGCGAAAGGTTGGTTTAAATTTACTAAAGAAGACATATTTAGAGAGGCTGTGAATCTTTATGGGGTCTACGAGCTTATAAGTGGAAATGGAGAGATTTTATATGTAGGAGTAGGGAATCTTAGGGATGAACTTTTAACGCATCTACCATCTGGCTCTGATCCAATAATGGGAGCATCGTATTTTCGGTATGAAGTAACAGAGAACATAGATGAAGCGGAAAAAAGGCAAAAAGCTCTTTTAGATGGATATAGTAAAAAGCATGGTGAACTGCCAAGATTTAACCGAAAGATCAGGAAGAGAAAAAGTTAA